One Limisphaerales bacterium genomic window carries:
- a CDS encoding Gfo/Idh/MocA family oxidoreductase → MKSIPSSTKSVPASRRSFLKTSAALGAAAALPSFSMRAAANKNSVVRMLHIGVGGIGGMQRGQLKGHKKVEFAFLCDVDADALKNVGRQLPKAKQFADYREVFEKHLNEFDAVIVDTPDLHHAPMMTRALAAGKHVYGQKPLVHQLDELRMIREVLAKRPELHTQMGNQRACFTGRMQAVEMLKSGQLGQPVEAHVWTGTVSRGHYFDAPWRELPPAKPVPAHMNWKLWNGPLQKPMPYTDDIAPRRWRSYWETGGGQLADWGCHLIDLLYFAFDMPDPEAVVTNTIRPSNDSHSAYNQSTITYPGGKGFARDKFVMHYNDSGLNPSWAALGLPHLREGANRTLVICTEGALLLEPGGGMKIFRKGKQVDNEPKPKVEPRHHWHDWVECILGNKRPLWTPFGIGSRITEPALLATKATRFPGQELRWDAKNYRFTNHEQANKTILKRDYPKGFEPV, encoded by the coding sequence ATGAAATCCATCCCTTCCTCCACGAAATCTGTGCCCGCCTCGCGGCGTTCTTTTTTGAAAACCAGTGCCGCTCTGGGTGCGGCGGCCGCGTTGCCGTCATTTTCCATGCGCGCGGCGGCGAACAAGAACAGTGTGGTGCGCATGCTGCACATCGGCGTGGGCGGCATTGGCGGTATGCAGCGCGGGCAGTTGAAGGGCCACAAGAAGGTGGAGTTCGCGTTTCTGTGTGATGTGGATGCCGATGCGCTCAAGAACGTGGGGCGGCAATTGCCGAAGGCGAAACAGTTTGCCGATTACCGCGAGGTGTTTGAGAAGCATTTGAATGAATTTGATGCGGTGATTGTGGATACGCCGGATCTGCATCATGCGCCGATGATGACGCGGGCGCTGGCGGCCGGGAAACATGTCTACGGCCAGAAGCCGCTGGTGCATCAACTCGACGAGCTGCGCATGATCCGCGAGGTGCTGGCCAAGCGCCCGGAGCTGCACACGCAGATGGGCAATCAGCGCGCGTGCTTCACCGGCCGCATGCAGGCGGTGGAGATGCTCAAGAGCGGCCAGCTCGGTCAGCCGGTGGAGGCGCATGTGTGGACGGGCACGGTGTCGCGCGGGCATTACTTTGATGCGCCCTGGCGCGAATTGCCGCCGGCCAAGCCGGTCCCGGCGCACATGAATTGGAAGCTCTGGAATGGGCCGCTCCAGAAACCGATGCCGTACACCGACGACATCGCCCCGCGCCGTTGGCGGTCTTACTGGGAAACCGGCGGCGGCCAGCTCGCCGACTGGGGCTGTCACCTGATCGATCTGTTGTACTTTGCGTTCGACATGCCCGATCCCGAGGCGGTGGTGACCAACACCATTCGCCCTTCCAACGACAGTCACTCGGCCTACAACCAAAGCACCATCACGTATCCCGGCGGCAAAGGTTTCGCGCGCGATAAGTTTGTGATGCATTACAACGACAGCGGCCTCAACCCTTCGTGGGCCGCGCTGGGCCTGCCGCATCTGCGCGAGGGAGCCAACCGCACGCTGGTCATTTGCACCGAGGGCGCGCTGCTGCTCGAGCCGGGCGGCGGCATGAAAATTTTCCGCAAAGGCAAGCAGGTGGACAACGAGCCCAAACCCAAGGTGGAACCGCGCCATCACTGGCACGATTGGGTGGAATGCATCCTCGGCAACAAACGCCCGTTGTGGACGCCGTTCGGCATCGGCTCGCGCATCACCGAGCCCGCGCTGCTCGCCACCAAGGCCACGCGCTTCCCCGGACAGGAACTGCGATGGGACGCGAAGAACTACCGCTTCACCAACCACGAGCAGGCCAACAAAACCATCCTGAAGCGCGACTACCCGAAGGGGTTTGAGCCGGTTTAG